The proteins below are encoded in one region of Catharus ustulatus isolate bCatUst1 chromosome 21, bCatUst1.pri.v2, whole genome shotgun sequence:
- the TMEM203 gene encoding transmembrane protein 203: MMLFSLRELVQWLGFATFEIFLHGLALLAFSVLLVLKVDGTAAALSWWIVFVPFFAADGLSTYFTTIVSVRLFQDGEKRLAVLRLFWILTILSLKFVFEMLLCQKLVEHTRELWYGLIMSPVFILLQLLMIRACRVN; encoded by the coding sequence ATGATGCTGTTCTCCCTGCGCGAGCTCGTGCAGTGGCTCGGCTTTGCCACCTTCGAGATCTTCCTGCACGGGCTGGCCCTGCTCGCCTTCTCCGTGCTGCTTGTTCTCAAGGTGGACGGCACGGCCGCCGCGCTCTCCTGGTGGATCGTGTTCGTGCCCTTCTTCGCCGCCGACGGACTCAGCACCTACTTCACCACCATCGTGTCCGTGCGGCTGTTCCAGGACGGCGAGAAGCGCCTGGCGGTGCTGCGGCTCTTCTGGATCCTCACCATCCTCAGTCTCAAGTTCGTGTTCgagatgctgctgtgccagaAGCTGGTGGAGCACACGCGAGAGCTCTGGTACGGGCTCATCATGTCGCCCGTCTtcatcctgctccagctgctcatgATCCGGGCCTGCCGCGTGAACTGA
- the LOC117005691 gene encoding ectonucleoside triphosphate diphosphohydrolase 8-like, giving the protein MLARKKSFISAIVGTLVALSIVALVLSLVRVEDVMLPPTVKYGMVFDAGSSHTSLFVYEWDSDKENNTGVVSQTLSCDVQGQGISSYANNPPEAGNSLRECLDKALQIIPAEKQRDVPAYLGATAGMRLLRKQNSSATEQVLAEVAKTMQEYPVAFKGARILTGEEEGAYGWITINYLLDSFTKYSPKAHAWLHPETANIFGALDLGGASTQITFMPEDSLLGQNEGSEFTLYGYSYNIYTHSYLCYGQNEMLKRLAKELIVESSSSTLVQHPCYPKGYTETVSLSSFRASPCTDGSDPRLALGDSTVTLEGRGNASACLAALRKLFNFSACGHSQDCSFDGVYQPPLRGQFVAFSAFYYNFKFLNLTEGQPLAVVREAIEGLCTRSWEDLSSSYPKENPKRLPKYCANANYILTLLLDAYKFNETSWNNIIFQMKAGSADVGWTLGYMLNLTNMVPAEAPASLKGHRPSLWAAAITFIILTLILGLAALLLLLWL; this is encoded by the exons ATGCTGGCCAGGAAGAAGTCCTTCATCAGTGCCATTGTTGGGACACTGGTGGCACTGTCCATCGTTGCCCTGGTTCTCAGCCTGGTGAGGGTTGAAGATGTGATGCTGCCACCCACGGTCAAG TATGGGATGGTGTTTGATGCAGGCTCATCCCACACCTCTCTGTTTGTCTACGAGTGGGATTCAGACAAGGAGAACAACACTGGAGTGGTCAGCCAGACTTTGTCCTGTGATGTCCAGG GGCAAGGCATATCAAGCTATGCCAACAACCCCCCTGAAGCTGGCAATTCCCTAAGGGAGTGCCTGGATAAAGCCCTGCAGATTATTCCTGCTGAGAAGCAGAGGGATGTCCCAGCTTATCTTGGAGCAACGGCTGGCATGAGGCTACTGAG GAAACAGAACAGCTCAGCAACAGAGCAAGTCCTGGCTGAGGTCGCTAAAACCATGCAGGAGTACCCTGTGGCTTTCAAAGGAGCTCGAATCCTTacaggagaggaagaggggGCCTATGGCTGGATCACCATCAACTACCTGCTGGACTCCTTCACcaag TACTCTCCCAAAGCACACGCGTGGCTTCATCCGGAGACAGCCAACATTTTTGGGGCACTGGATCTTGGAGGAGCATCCACTCAAATCACCTTTATGCCTGAGGATTCATTATTGGGCCAGAATGAAGGTTCTGAGTTCACCCTCTATGGGTACAGCTACAACATCTACACTCACAGCTACCTCTGCTACGGGCAGAACGAGATGCTGAAGCGGCTGGCGAAGGAATTAATTGTG GAGTCATCCTCCAGCACACTAGTCCAGCACCCCTGCTACCCCAAGGGCTACACCGAGACCGTGTCGCTATCCTCCTTCCGCGCCAGCCCCTGCACGGACGGCAGCGACCCACGCCTGGCCCTGGGCGACAGCACCGTCACCCTGGAGGGCAGGGGCAATGCCAGTGCCTGCCTGGCTGCCCTCAGGAAGCTCTTCAACTTCTCAGCGTGTGGCCACAGCCAGGACTGCAGCTTCGACGGCGTCTACCAGCCCCCGCTCCGAGGGCAGTTTGTT GCCTTCTCTGCCTTTTACTATAACTTCAAGTTCCTGAATCTGACGGAGGGGCAACCGCTGGCAGTGGTCAGAGAGGCCATCGAGGGGctctgcacaaggagctgggaggat ctgtctTCCAGCTATCCCAAAGAGAATCCCAAGCGACTGCCTAAATACTGTGCCAACGCCAACTACATCCTCACACTCCTCCTCGATGCCTACAAGTTCAACGAGACCAGCTGGAACAACATCATCTTCCAGATGAAG GCGGGGAGCGCCGACGTGGGCTGGACGCTGGGGTACATGCTGAACCTCACCAACATGGTCCCAGCTGAGGCTCCAGCCAGCCTGAAGGGGCACAGGCCTTCCCTGTGGGCTGCAGCCATCaccttcatcatcctcacccTCATCTTGGGGcttgctgccctgctcctgctgctgtggctgtag
- the LOC117005680 gene encoding ectonucleoside triphosphate diphosphohydrolase 8-like, with product MSPRLLRMLGWGSAAVLGLLTVTVFVLVLIPAKDAVLPTKIKYGLVFDAGSTHTSLYIYRWPAHKENGTGIVSQVEGCSVAGPGISSYADNPAGAGASLKPCLDRAMKIIPAEQQRETPTYLGATAGMRLLREENSTKAEQIFAEVSKAIGEYPVDFRGAQILTGSEEGSFGWITVNYLLQTLVKFSFAEKWEHPQDTEVLGALDLGGASTQITFQPGVPVEDRNTSVFFRLYGTDYSLYSHSYLCYGQKQVLKRLVAALHQANLSAEISHPCYPQGYQENLTVAELYDSPCVQAPSSVNPDLVLSVMGTGDPAACATAVQRLFNFSCGAQWPCGFNGVYQPPVRGQFFAFSGFYHSLHFLNLTGGLSLSFVNTTIWKICNSSWEQVQELFPMASRTQRRDACTASSYTLTLLLQGYKFNYTTWPNIHFVRQVANVDVGWTLGCMLNLTNIIPSEPLTAVTELPRSIWIATTVLLAIMLILTFCLLTAMCYQRNSSGYEQL from the exons ATGTCGCCGCGCCTGCtcaggatgctgggctggggctcggCGGCCGTGCTAGGACTGCTGACGGTGACCGTCTTCGTCCTGGTCCTGATCCCGGCAAAGGATGCTGTCCTTCCTACCAAGATCAAA tACGGTCTGGTGTTTGATGCTGGCTCCACACACACGTCTCTCTACATCTACCGGTGGCCAGCACACAAGGAGAATGGCACCGGCATCGTCTCCCAGGTGGagggctgctctgtggctg GACCCGGCATCTCCAGCTATGCAGACAaccctgcaggggctggtgcCAGCCTGAAGCCTTGCCTGGACAGGGCCATGAAGATCATCCCGGCCGAGCAGCAGCGGGAGACCCCCACGTACCTGGGGGCCACGGCCGGCATGCGGCTGCTGAG ggaggagaaCAGCACCAAGGCCGAGCAGATCTTTGctgaggtgtccaaggccattGGGGAGTACCCTGTGGATTTCCGTGGAGCTCAGATCCTGACGGGCAGCGAGGAGGGCTCCTTTGGCTGGATCACTGTCAACTACCTGCTGCAGACACTGGTCAAG TTCTCGTTTGCAGAGAAATGGGAACATCCCCAGGACACTGAGGTTCTGGGAGCGCTGGACCTTGGCGGTGCCTCGACGCAGATCACCTTCCAGCCCGGGGTCCCTGTGGAGGACAGGAACACGTCCGTGTTCTTCCGGCTGTATGGCACCGATTACTCCCTTTACAGCCACAGCTACCTGTGCTATGGGCAGAAACAGGTCCTGAAGAggctggtggcagctctgcaCCAG gCCAACTTGAGTGCTGAGATCTCGCACCCCTGCTACCCCCAGGGGTACCAGGAGAACCTCACCGTGGCAGAGCTCTACGACAGCCCCTGTGTGCAAGCACCAAGCTCAGTCAACCCTGACCTTGTCCTCAGcgtgatggggacaggggacccAGCCGCGTGTGCCACGGCCGTGCAGAGACTCTTCAACTTCAGCTGCGGGGCGCAGTGGCCGTGCGGGTTCAATGGGGTGTACCAGCCCCCTGTGCGGGGACAGTTCTTC GCCTTCTCGGGGTTTTATCACAGCCTTCATTTTCTGAACTTGACAGGAGGGCTGTCCCTGAGCTTTGTCAATACTACCATCTGGAAGATCtgcaacagcagctgggaacag GTGCAGGAGTTGTTCCCCATGGCGAGCAGGACCCAGCGCCGTGACgcctgcacagccagctcctACACCCTCACCCTTCTCCTGCAAGGCTACAAATTCAACTACACAACATGGCCTAACATCCACTTCGTCCGGCAG GTTGCTAATGTAGATGTGGGCTGGACTCTGGGCTGCATGCTCAATCTCACCAACATAATCCCCTCGGAGCCTCTCACAGCAGTCACAGAGCTCCCGAGAAGCATCTGGATAGCAACCACAGTTCTGCTGGCCATCATGCTCATCCTCACCTTCTGCCTGCTCACAGCCATGTGCTACCAGAGAAACTCCTCAGGCTATGAGCAGCTGTAG
- the NDOR1 gene encoding NADPH-dependent diflavin oxidoreductase 1: MAERRLLVLFGSQTGTAQDTAERIGREAKRRHLQCRVEALDSCDVANLIHEPLVVFVCATTGQGDPPDNMKMFWRFLFRKNLPAGSLCQLDYAVLGLGDSSYPKFNFVAKKLHKRLLQLGGNPLLPVALGDDQHDLGPDAVVDPWLMALWDKILALYPLPPGLEIISPDVRLPPKYTLHYLPEDSPHPNSDLLQLAAPQAAPCELHPFAARVVSNQRVTAQSHFQDVRLIEFDITGSGITFSAGDVVMIQPQNCPEDVQQFCQLLCLEPHRHFVLEPMEPGTPLPPLLPQPCTIQYLVTHYLDISCVPRRSFFELLAFFSTNELEREKLQEFSSAQGQEELYSYCNRPRRTTLEVLWDFPHTTCAIPADYLLDLIPRIRPRAFSIASSLLAHPERMQILMAVVRYKTCLNKPRRGLCSTWLASLNPEQGDVRVPLWVKKGGMKFPADPATPVIMIGPGTGVAPFRAAIQERVALGQGGNCLFFGCRYKSKDFYCQMEWEELVTKGLLTLFTAFSRDQEEKVYVQHRIQENGRLVWELLSSGNAHVYLAGNAKEMPAAVAKALQLVLQLEGGLSPLEAEEHLTALERSQRFQSETWS; this comes from the exons ATGGCAGAACGGAGACTTCTTGTGCTTTTTGGCAGCCAGACTGGGACAGCTCAGGACACGGCAGAGAGGATCGGGAGAGAAGCCAAGCGCCGGCACTTGCAGTGCCGAGTGGAGGCCCTGGACAGCTGTGATGTG GCCAACCTCATCCATGAGCCGTTGgtggtgtttgtgtgtgcaaCCACCGGCCAGGGAGACCCACCTGACAACATGAAG ATGTTCTGGCGGTTCCTGTTCCGGAAGAACCTCCCTGCcggctccctgtgccagctggacTACGCCGTGCTGGGCCTCGGGGACTCCTCTTACCCCAA GTTTAATTTCGTTGCAAAGAAGCTGCACAAACGGCTGCTCCAGCTAGGGGGGAACCCGTTGCTGCCAGTGGCCTTGGGAGATGACCAGCATGACCTGGG GCCAGATGCAGTGGTTGATCCCTGGCTCATGGCCTTGTGGGACAAGATCCTTGCCTTGTATCCTCTCCCTCCTGGCCTTGAGATCATCAGTCCTGATGTGCG CCTGCCACCCAAATACACCCTGCACTACCTCCCTGAGGACTCACCACACCCCAACAGtgacctgctgcagctggcagccccccaggctgctccctgtgaGCTCCATCCCTTCGCTGCCCGTGTGGTGTCCAACCAGAGGGTCACTGCGCAATCCCATTTTCAGGATGTCCGGCTCATCGAATTTGACATCACAGGATCAGGGATCAC GTTCAGTGCGGGGGATGTGGTGATGATCCAACCCCAGAACTGCCCTGAAGATGTGCAGCAGTTctgccagctcctgtgcctggagccACACAGACACTTTGTGCTGGAGCCCATGGAGCCTG GCACAccccttcctcctctcttgccacagccctgcaccaTCCAGTACCTGGTCACACACTACCTGGACATCTCCTGTGTGCCACGGCGCTCCTTTTTTGAGCTCCTGGCCTTCTTCTCCACGAATGAGCTGGAGCgggagaagctgcaggagtTCAGCTCCGCACAGGGCCAGGAGGAACTGTACAGCTACTGCAACCGGCCCCGCAGGACCACgctggag GTCCTGTGGGATTTCCCTCACACCACGTGTGCCATCCCAGCTGATTACCTGCTGGACCTCATCCCTCGCATCAGACCCCGCGCCTTTTCCATCGCCTCCTCCCTGCTG GCCCATCCCGAGCGGATGCAGATCCTCATGGCTGTGGTGCGGTACAAGACATGTCTCAACAAACCCCGCCGTGGGCTCTGCTCCACCTGGCTAGCTTCTCTCAACCCAGAGCAGG GTGATGTCCGGGTGCCTCTTTGGGTGAAGAAAGGAGGAATGAAGTTCCCGGCTGACCCTGCCACCCCTGTGATCATGAttggccctggcacaggggtggcaccTTTCCGAGCAGCGATACAGGAgcgggtggcactgggacaagGAG ggaacTGCCTCTTCTTTGGCTGCCGATACAAATCCAAAGACTTCTACTGCCAGATGGAGTGGGAAGAGCTGGTGACAAAGGGCCTCCTGACACTCTTCACAGCCTTCTCCAGGGACCAG gaggagaaggttTATGTCCAGCACCGCATCCAGGAGAATGGGAGGCTggtgtgggagctgctgagcagtggGAATGCTCATGTCTACCTGGCTGG GAATGCCAAGGAGATGCCAGCAGCGGTGGCCAAGGCCCTGCAATTGGTGTTGCAGCTGGAGGGTGGCCTGTCCCCCTTGGAAGCAGAGGAGCATTTAACAGCCCTGGAACGGTCCCAGCGCTTCCAGTCTGAAACCTGGTCgtga